Within the Cydia strobilella chromosome 25, ilCydStro3.1, whole genome shotgun sequence genome, the region CTGATTCGGACTTCCATAAGAACTTTGACCGTAAGGTCGGTCAGGTCTTTCGTCTCCAGGTATGTTATAATTCTGACCATACAGACCTGATTCTACAGGACCATAACCTAAGTGACTGTTAGAAGGAGGAGCATAAGAATGATGACCATAACCTTGGCTTGGATATGGCTTGTCGTTTAAAGGTCTCATTGGCTTATAAGGTCTTGGAGGGTCATATATTTCTAAATAGATTGAATTATCTTGACTTTGACCGTAACCACTAGCGTATTGACTGTGGTAACTGTAACTAGGTTTTTCACTTATAGGTCTTGATGGATAGTCATAGTAAGGTCTGTTTGGCCTGTAAGGTCCGTTTGGTGGTCCTATTGGCCCAGGACCATATGGGTTTGGTTTAGGTCTGTGCCTATCATTTGGTTTTGATGGATAATCTTGAACTGGTTTATTTCCGTAACCACTATCTTCAATTGGATCAGGTTTACTCGATGAGTAAGGATCAGGTCTGTTTGATTCATAGTCAGGTTTATTAGGTTTATATGGGTCTTCAGCAGGTTTATTGTATTCGTGTTGAGGCTTTGGTTTCTTATTTGGTCTGACAATAAAGTGATATTCAGGATCTTCTGGTTTATATGGAGGTCTTTCTGGTCTTACTGGCTTAGGTCCGTATAGATCAGGAACATCATCGTTTGGTGAAGACGGATAGATAGGGTCTGGTCTCCAATAACCTGGATCTGGTTTTGGTCTTCCGTGGCCCCCTTGGAACTGCAGCTCATCATATGGATCCGGTTTTGGACGTGAATGGTTATAAGGCCTATTATAACTAGGTCTGTATGGTTCATCAGGTCTGTATGAGCCTGGCCTTTCAGGTCTATAAGGATCAGGTTTTAATGGTCTATCCGGCTTGTAAGGATCATTAGGTATTAGATCAGATCCATAAGGGTCATTAGGCCTTATTGGTCTATAATCTTCTGGTCTTAAAGGTTTTTCAGGACCGTACGGTACATCTGGTCTTGGTCGTTGTGGTCTATATGGGTCATCTGGTCTTACCCATGGTCTCTCAGGCATATACGGATCAGGTCGAATAGGTTCAGGGTAAGGTCTGATTGGTCTGTACGGTATTTCAGGAGGCCTATGTGCTCCGTAACTAGGAGGGTAATCTAAACTCGGGTTTGATTCGTAATCATCAGGTTTATCGTTGTCAATATAAGGTCTTGGCGGTCTAAAGTTTGGTCTTGTTTCAAAAGGCCTTAAGTCTGAAAAGTCGTCGGATAGGGGGTTTTTTGGCTCTTCTGCATCAGGGCGGAAGATAGGGCGGTGAAGTGGGGGGTTTTCCTCACCGAACTGGGGTTGGAGGGGCTTTGGGGCCATCTGCTCGCAGAGGACCCTGCGGACGTAGATGTCGTAGTCAGGGTGGCGTTGGATCAGGTTTTGGGCGCGAAGGTCTGAGTCGCCGAGGGTGCTGAGGTTGCAGGTTGCGTTGCCTTTAGCGCCAACCCTGAAcgattaggttaaaataaatgttaattaggTATTCCAAAAAAATAGATTAAGAGTgctagacaacaggcggtcttattgaTAGAGGGCGACCAAGAGGTAGTAAGtagtaatttacaaaaaaaaagatgactCGTAACAAATCAATAGCAGAATAAAAGTGGCAGAGATTAGAGTGGGAAAGACggattaataattatgtataaggaATCTTTTTCAGCTTTATAGCAATTCAGTGAAAAACTATAAGCT harbors:
- the LOC134752596 gene encoding adhesive plaque matrix protein-like encodes the protein MAPKPLQPQFGEENPPLHRPIFRPDAEEPKNPLSDDFSDLRPFETRPNFRPPRPYIDNDKPDDYESNPSLDYPPSYGAHRPPEIPYRPIRPYPEPIRPDPYMPERPWVRPDDPYRPQRPRPDVPYGPEKPLRPEDYRPIRPNDPYGSDLIPNDPYKPDRPLKPDPYRPERPGSYRPDEPYRPSYNRPYNHSRPKPDPYDELQFQGGHGRPKPDPGYWRPDPIYPSSPNDDVPDLYGPKPVRPERPPYKPEDPEYHFIVRPNKKPKPQHEYNKPAEDPYKPNKPDYESNRPDPYSSSKPDPIEDSGYGNKPVQDYPSKPNDRHRPKPNPYGPGPIGPPNGPYRPNRPYYDYPSRPISEKPSYSYHSQYASGYGQSQDNSIYLEIYDPPRPYKPMRPLNDKPYPSQGYGHHSYAPPSNSHLGYGPVESGLYGQNYNIPGDERPDRPYGQSSYGSPNQNFDQSSGYGHQKPQNSKPSYGSQGSYGQNDFTGDHGGSIYGGNRPSHGQDDKPYGVNDRPSYTSPKPSYVSHDSPSYGSTQRPPYGETQEKPSYGAQTPSYGNQDPNRPDANDKPYGDNHNGQSDYNPNQKPNETYRPDVRPVYEYELEKPLNVPSYIVKPNGDVITSKPVTVGDYGKPGYDRPGYGDSSHEYKPEYGKPGYGYSEKPGYGEKPHYGGYGDKPAYDRPSYGGSNSYGSKPEYGDKPGYERPEYGDKPTYDRPMYGSGDGNRPGYGSKPGYSDKPEYYRPEYGVKPDYGGGDGNRPGSKPGYDDKPGYDTEYGDKPGYGGDVGNRPGYGDAGYRDPGKLGSYKGLANIQDVHKKSKCIMNPALMTHLKTSHFSKVQSNLKFISED